The Corynebacterium simulans genome contains a region encoding:
- a CDS encoding IS3 family transposase (programmed frameshift): protein MFIVSQQRKKYTPEYRREAANLVIESERPIAHVAKEIGVSAGLLGRWVKLERERRGSSDGMSEADLRAENARLRRELAEAKMDNEFLFKSDSLLRREATRAEKFELMQQEKANYSIKRMARLLKVSRSGYYKWAHAQQKRLSGEDDRAAFYDDVDRKIHQIWKDSDEVYGAPRITAELAERYQITLNRKTVAKRMRMMGIEGISPRAFVPVTTIQAKRKSTLPDLVKRMFDTGQLNRVWMSDITYLRTGEGWLYLCAVRDGHSRRVLGWAMDSVQDTHLVERALRMAHTLRGDVPDGLVFHADRGTQFTSEKLWEVCRNLGIAQSVGRTGVCFDNAMAESFWSTLKTEFYDRQRWATRDAARKAVAYWIEVVYNRRRRHSALGMVSPVDFENHIGLTTSRKEIAA from the exons ATGTTCATTGTGAGTCAACAGCGCAAGAAGTACACGCCGGAGTACCGGCGTGAAGCCGCGAACCTGGTAATCGAGTCAGAGCGACCGATCGCTCATGTGGCTAAGGAAATCGGTGTTTCCGCCGGGCTTTTGGGCCGGTGGGTCAAACTCGAACGTGAACGCCGAGGATCCTCCGATGGGATGAGCGAGGCTGACCTCCGAGCTGAGAATGCTCGTCTGCGCCGGGAGCTGGCAGAAGCCAAGATGGATAACGAGTTTTTGT TCAAAAGCGACAGCCTTCTTCGCCGCGAAGCAACGCGAGCAGAAAAGTTCGAACTAATGCAGCAGGAGAAGGCGAACTACAGCATCAAGCGCATGGCACGACTATTAAAAGTATCTCGGTCTGGATACTACAAATGGGCCCATGCGCAGCAGAAACGACTATCCGGCGAAGATGATCGGGCAGCATTTTACGATGATGTTGACCGAAAGATTCATCAGATTTGGAAAGACTCCGATGAGGTTTATGGTGCTCCGCGGATCACCGCAGAGCTTGCCGAGCGCTACCAGATCACCTTGAATCGCAAGACTGTGGCTAAACGGATGCGCATGATGGGCATTGAAGGGATTTCACCGCGTGCCTTTGTCCCGGTGACAACGATTCAAGCCAAGCGTAAGTCAACTCTTCCTGACCTGGTCAAGCGCATGTTTGATACTGGTCAGCTCAACCGAGTGTGGATGTCAGATATTACCTACCTGCGCACCGGTGAGGGCTGGTTGTACTTGTGCGCGGTCCGCGATGGTCATTCCCGCAGGGTACTGGGCTGGGCTATGGATAGCGTTCAAGACACACACCTGGTTGAACGGGCCCTGCGGATGGCGCATACGCTACGCGGTGATGTTCCTGATGGGCTGGTGTTTCACGCTGACCGCGGAACGCAATTTACCAGTGAGAAGCTCTGGGAGGTCTGCCGCAACCTGGGCATTGCCCAGTCTGTGGGGCGTACTGGTGTGTGCTTCGATAACGCGATGGCTGAGTCGTTCTGGTCGACGCTAAAGACTGAATTCTATGACCGGCAGCGCTGGGCGACCCGTGATGCTGCACGCAAGGCCGTTGCCTACTGGATTGAAGTCGTCTACAACCGCCGACGCCGGCACTCTGCACTCGGGATGGTCAGCCCCGTCGACTTCGAAAACCACATTGGTCTAACCACCAGTAGAAAAGAAATAGCTGCCTAA
- a CDS encoding Rv2175c family DNA-binding protein: MLTLQEVADKLDLQITRVFDLLGARKFIAWRDAEGTRLVPAAFFNQKGVISKYVSGVITVLSDGGFSDQEIFIHLFTEDETLPGRPIDALHGHLAREVIRRAQASAF, encoded by the coding sequence CTGTTGACGCTGCAAGAGGTGGCGGACAAGCTCGACCTGCAGATTACCCGCGTGTTTGATCTGCTGGGCGCCCGCAAGTTCATCGCGTGGCGCGACGCAGAAGGTACCCGCTTGGTGCCAGCTGCCTTCTTTAATCAGAAGGGCGTTATCTCCAAGTATGTTTCAGGCGTTATCACCGTGCTTAGCGACGGCGGTTTTAGTGACCAGGAGATCTTCATCCATCTTTTCACCGAAGATGAAACTCTCCCGGGCCGCCCAATCGACGCCTTGCACGGCCACCTGGCGCGCGAAGTTATCCGCCGCGCGCAGGCTTCTGCTTTCTAA
- a CDS encoding alpha-(1->6)-mannopyranosyltransferase A, giving the protein MTAPEKGHKIYTVRLPNALPVGIIASIILAFASFSGGATRNRGGFLEALNVGFLAYGHGRNVGMVLYWVGLFGLVAAWILAGRQVINPQLKNPQPNGGLRSIRIMLSAWIAPLLFAAPLASRDVYSYLMQGAMVRDGFDPYTEGAAVNPGPFLLEVSHDWRNTTTPYGPLHLWMAEAVTRVVGDNVAAGIIIYKAISVLGFAVIAWAIVQLTRALDGDPALALWLGVANPVVVLHLVAGMHNESVMVALVSLGLLAAVQKRFHIGLLLIGVAVALKATAIFAAPFVVWMMVLHYAPGSASRGRRLGAFVLSGIVALAEVGLAVAAITWASGSSWGWLSQISGNSKVVNPLAGPTFAADVMIPLIQIFSPDTTYNGVLNVLRTISMALMLIGLVAMWWLGRGSLRRAIAGTAGAYQVAFLFNSVTLPWYYASVLTLMGTFRPPLLLLKITTGVSLFIGVAFSGDGNHQLYNWWWDIAMVVAAWALTQWIFAGVSPKIGDGLRKNAAQEPIKAESAPKATA; this is encoded by the coding sequence ATGACCGCACCTGAGAAAGGTCACAAGATTTATACCGTGCGCCTGCCCAATGCGCTGCCAGTGGGAATCATCGCCAGCATCATCTTGGCCTTTGCCTCGTTTTCGGGCGGCGCCACGCGCAATCGCGGCGGTTTCCTCGAAGCGCTAAACGTCGGTTTCTTGGCTTATGGCCATGGCCGCAACGTGGGCATGGTGCTCTACTGGGTCGGCTTGTTTGGCCTCGTTGCAGCCTGGATTTTGGCAGGCCGTCAGGTCATTAATCCGCAGCTGAAGAACCCTCAGCCCAACGGTGGCCTACGCTCTATCCGCATTATGTTGAGCGCTTGGATTGCGCCTTTGCTCTTCGCCGCTCCCCTGGCCTCGCGCGATGTCTATTCCTATTTGATGCAGGGCGCCATGGTACGCGATGGCTTCGATCCTTATACGGAAGGCGCGGCGGTCAATCCAGGCCCGTTCCTGCTAGAGGTCTCCCATGACTGGCGCAACACCACTACCCCATATGGCCCGCTGCACTTGTGGATGGCCGAGGCAGTCACGCGCGTAGTCGGGGACAATGTAGCCGCCGGCATCATCATCTACAAGGCGATTTCCGTGCTTGGCTTTGCGGTCATCGCGTGGGCGATTGTGCAACTCACCCGCGCCCTTGACGGCGATCCTGCCCTCGCGCTGTGGCTCGGCGTGGCCAACCCGGTTGTGGTTCTGCACTTGGTAGCTGGCATGCACAACGAGTCCGTGATGGTGGCTTTGGTGTCCCTGGGGCTGCTGGCCGCGGTGCAGAAACGATTCCACATTGGCTTGCTGCTCATCGGCGTCGCGGTGGCGCTTAAAGCCACAGCTATCTTCGCAGCCCCCTTCGTGGTGTGGATGATGGTGCTGCACTATGCGCCGGGCTCGGCCTCGCGCGGGCGCCGGCTTGGCGCTTTTGTGCTCTCCGGCATCGTGGCTTTAGCTGAGGTAGGCCTTGCGGTGGCTGCAATTACCTGGGCTTCGGGCAGCTCTTGGGGCTGGCTTTCGCAGATCAGCGGCAACTCTAAGGTGGTCAATCCCCTAGCTGGCCCTACCTTTGCGGCGGATGTCATGATTCCGTTGATTCAGATCTTCAGCCCGGATACCACCTACAACGGCGTGCTGAACGTACTGCGCACGATTTCGATGGCTTTGATGCTCATCGGCTTGGTGGCCATGTGGTGGCTGGGCCGCGGCAGCTTGCGCCGTGCCATCGCTGGCACTGCGGGCGCCTACCAGGTGGCGTTCCTCTTCAATTCGGTGACGCTGCCTTGGTACTACGCCTCGGTGCTGACGCTGATGGGCACCTTCCGCCCACCGCTGTTGCTGCTAAAGATAACCACCGGCGTCTCGCTGTTTATCGGCGTCGCTTTCTCCGGCGATGGCAACCACCAGCTCTATAACTGGTGGTGGGATATCGCCATGGTTGTTGCCGCGTGGGCTTTAACGCAGTGGATCTTCGCTGGTGTCAGCCCCAAGATCGGCGATGGGCTGCGAAAGAACGCAGCCCAAGAACCCATAAAAGCAGAGTCTGCACCAAAAGCTACTGCTTAG
- a CDS encoding polyprenyl synthetase family protein translates to MKDNSIPSLEQFPDTAREKLLEFLDQRRPEVAEIGGPVVGATSYLENFVLDGGKRIRPTYAWAGFLGARGLDGEEDPQAMATAASSLEFIQACALIHDDIIDSSDTRRGNPTVHRAVAAQHRAQNFHGDADFFGQSVAILVGDLALAWAEDMLQGSGLSSAALQRARGPWAGMRTEVIGGQLLDISLEAAGSEDPALANSVNRYKTAAYTIERPLHLGAAVAGADAALISAFRGYGRDIGIAFQLRDDQLGVFGDPAITGKPAGDDLREGKRTVLLSLALQRADEKDPASAKVLRSLIGNTEDPAEIAQMAQIIADSGAPQMLEEQISALTESGLGHLRKAHVDPAVTETLEALAIKSTARRM, encoded by the coding sequence GTGAAAGACAACAGCATTCCTTCCCTAGAGCAGTTCCCGGATACCGCCCGCGAAAAGCTCCTAGAGTTTTTAGACCAGCGCCGCCCCGAGGTCGCCGAAATCGGCGGCCCCGTCGTTGGCGCCACGTCTTACCTGGAAAACTTTGTCCTCGACGGCGGCAAGCGTATCCGCCCCACCTACGCGTGGGCGGGTTTCTTGGGCGCACGCGGCTTGGACGGCGAAGAAGATCCGCAAGCCATGGCCACCGCCGCATCGTCGCTGGAATTCATTCAGGCCTGCGCGCTTATCCACGATGACATCATCGATTCCTCTGATACCCGCCGCGGCAACCCCACGGTGCATCGCGCCGTCGCAGCGCAGCATCGTGCACAGAACTTCCACGGTGACGCAGACTTCTTTGGTCAGTCGGTTGCCATCCTCGTCGGTGACCTCGCACTGGCTTGGGCCGAAGACATGCTGCAAGGTTCAGGTCTAAGCAGCGCGGCTTTGCAGCGTGCGCGCGGCCCATGGGCGGGCATGCGCACCGAAGTCATCGGCGGCCAGCTGCTCGATATCTCGCTAGAGGCAGCGGGCTCTGAGGACCCCGCTTTGGCCAATTCCGTGAACCGTTATAAGACGGCCGCCTATACCATCGAGCGCCCGCTGCATTTGGGCGCCGCGGTGGCAGGTGCTGACGCCGCGCTTATCAGCGCTTTCCGTGGCTACGGCCGCGACATCGGCATCGCCTTCCAGCTGCGCGATGACCAGCTAGGCGTCTTTGGAGACCCAGCAATCACCGGCAAGCCCGCCGGTGATGATCTGCGCGAAGGCAAGCGCACCGTGCTGCTCTCGCTGGCTTTGCAGCGCGCTGATGAAAAGGACCCAGCATCCGCGAAGGTGCTGCGCTCGCTCATTGGCAACACGGAAGACCCAGCCGAAATCGCGCAGATGGCTCAAATCATCGCTGACTCCGGCGCCCCGCAAATGCTGGAGGAGCAGATTTCGGCACTAACCGAGTCCGGCTTGGGCCACTTGCGCAAGGCCCATGTTGATCCTGCAGTCACTGAGACCCTCGAGGCATTGGCTATTAAGTCCACTGCCCGTCGAATGTAG
- a CDS encoding GNAT family N-acetyltransferase, with the protein MSFRIRRLSPHEFAMLAPPLVDIYIAAMGYSPTMRANRIKAWKADIMRPGFTAVIAEDEYGIGGVAYGFIGSPDTWWDRQLRRGFAEAGGATQAQLQILHNYFELAEIHVAPNLQGHGLGLALIKELAWNAPASYLLLSTPEVPDEANAAFGLYRKVGFFDVLRGLEYPADSRAFAILAARLPLSTT; encoded by the coding sequence GTGAGTTTTCGTATTCGTCGCTTGAGCCCGCACGAGTTCGCCATGCTGGCGCCCCCCTTGGTCGATATTTACATCGCCGCCATGGGATATAGCCCCACCATGCGTGCAAATCGAATCAAGGCATGGAAAGCAGACATCATGCGGCCAGGTTTTACGGCGGTGATCGCGGAAGATGAGTACGGAATCGGCGGCGTCGCTTATGGCTTCATTGGTTCGCCCGACACCTGGTGGGACCGGCAGCTGCGGAGGGGATTCGCCGAAGCCGGCGGGGCCACTCAGGCGCAGCTGCAGATTCTCCACAACTACTTTGAGCTCGCCGAGATTCATGTCGCGCCGAACCTGCAAGGCCATGGGCTGGGATTGGCGCTAATAAAGGAGCTGGCGTGGAACGCTCCTGCCAGTTACCTTTTGCTGTCGACACCGGAGGTCCCCGACGAGGCCAACGCGGCATTTGGGCTCTACCGTAAGGTGGGATTCTTCGATGTGCTGCGCGGGTTGGAATACCCCGCTGATTCCCGTGCCTTTGCAATTCTCGCGGCACGCCTGCCGCTTTCCACCACGTAA
- a CDS encoding SAV_6107 family HEPN domain-containing protein, whose protein sequence is MAQVISATAQFRGSRAAAGAFKRDRFLTQAGDLLSQARAMAATERWDQALEFAYQAGLRTAGARIADSAVSKRRRLPSSAWEQLAMVGASEKDWAERFHGYSRLRSRVASGLDDAPDEEVVVKLMALAAEFLAEVEEGIVFGSLAA, encoded by the coding sequence ATGGCACAGGTTATTTCTGCAACAGCGCAGTTCAGGGGGTCGCGCGCTGCCGCAGGCGCGTTCAAGCGTGACCGTTTTCTAACGCAAGCCGGAGACCTTCTGTCGCAGGCCCGCGCCATGGCTGCCACTGAGCGTTGGGACCAAGCTCTCGAGTTTGCATACCAGGCGGGTCTGCGCACTGCCGGTGCGCGTATCGCAGATTCCGCAGTGTCAAAGCGGCGCCGTTTGCCCTCGAGTGCGTGGGAGCAGCTGGCCATGGTGGGCGCTTCCGAGAAGGATTGGGCGGAGCGTTTCCATGGATATTCCCGCCTTCGTTCTCGTGTGGCCTCCGGGCTGGATGATGCGCCGGATGAAGAAGTCGTTGTAAAGCTAATGGCCTTGGCTGCGGAATTTTTGGCAGAGGTTGAAGAGGGGATTGTCTTCGGTTCTCTTGCTGCCTAG